From one Pararge aegeria chromosome 21, ilParAegt1.1, whole genome shotgun sequence genomic stretch:
- the LOC120633480 gene encoding glutathione S-transferase E14-like: MLMLRLIKRNMICKNFLRYYHVGSVETPDKDIPILYGDEISPPVRFVTMTASFLGIDLDFRKIDLFKNENRTESFKKINPLQKVPAMVLGDVTICDSHAIAVYLCQYGNGSSIYPEEPLLRAKINEILFFNSSTLFRLDSEILSGYFSQQWPVNYKKVEEWLMALDYLEYKLDRNNWLTGNKMQLCDICALPVVSSMSQIIPLTERHPKVGQWIRKFEDYPFCEINKRGLAALRNCIDIIKTVSVNS, translated from the exons atgttgatgttgcgtttaataaaaagaaatatgatATGTAAGAATTTTTTGCGTTATTATCATGTCGGGAGTGTTGA GACACCAGATAAGGATATTCCAATTCTTTATGGTGATGAAATATCTCCGCCAGTAAGGTTTGTTACGATGACAGCCTCTTTTTTAGGAATCGATTTAGATTTTCGCAAAATCGATTTAttcaaaaatgaaaatagaACCGAATCTTTTAAGAAG ATAAATCCCCTACAAAAAGTACCAGCAATGGTGCTTGGAGATGTTACGATATGCGATAGCCATGCTATTGCTGTTTATCTTTGCCAATATGGCAACGGTAGTAGTATCTACCCAGAGGAACCACTTCTCAGagctaaaataaatgaaatattattttttaattctagtACATTATTTCGGCTTGATAGTGAAATATTG TCGGGGTATTTTTCTCAACAATGGCCCGTAAATTACAAGAAAGTGGAAGAATGGCTAATGGCACTAGactacttagaatataaattagATAGGAATAATTGGTTGACCGGTAATAAG ATGCAACTGTGTGATATTTGTGCTTTACCTGTGGTCTCGTCAATGTCACAAATAATACCACTAACGGAAAGACATCCAAAAGTAGGACAATGGATAAGAAAATTCGAAGATTATccattttgtgaaataaataaaagaggtcTGGCTGCTTTAAGGAATTGCATTGATATAATTAAGACTGTGAGTGTGAATAGTTAa
- the LOC120633187 gene encoding glutathione S-transferase 1-like translates to MGKVGSKNLSTSLLHCTLWKSDPSPACRAVMMGLDAMNISVSEVDINMDQAEHRTPDLIALNPQQTLPILKDRELILCDSHAINTYIASRYCEDEKFLPSDPAGRAIVDQLLHYDGGILYPHYRACAYPILYESCRFVMPQQIKDVEYAYYELETMLKGRPWFSGSHMTLGDIAIMATVSTLNVLVPVDKDKYPVLLSWMYRMSKEPFYTTGNLKGLNEFTKRIG, encoded by the exons ATGGGAAAAGTCGGAAGTAAAAATCTCTCTACATCGTTACT cCACTGCACTTTGTGGAAGTCAGACCCAAGTCCGGCGTGCCGAGCCGTCATGATGGGTTTGGACGCTATGAATATCAGCGTCAGCGAAGTCGATATCAACATGGACCAAGCTGAACATCGAACACCCGACCTTATTGCG TTGAATCCACAGCAAACTTTACCTATTCTTAAGGACAGAGAGTTAATATTATGCGATAG TCACGCAATAAACACGTACATAGCTTCTCGTTATTGTGAGGATGAAAAATTTCTACCTTCCGATCCGGCTGGTCGCGCGATAGTTGATCAACTGTTGCACTATGATGGTGGGATACTTTACCCACATTATCGCGCTTGTGCT tATCCTATATTATACGAAAGCTGCCGTTTCGTAATGCCACAACAAATAAAAGATGTTGAATATGCATACTATGAACTTGAAACTATGTTAAAAGGACGACCCTGGTTCAGCGGTTCCCACATGACCCTTGGAGATATCGCTATTATGGCTACCGTCAGCACATTAAACGTATTGGTGCCGGTGGATAAAgacaa GTATCCTGTACTTTTAAGCTGGATGTATCGGATGTCTAAGGAACCATTTTATACCACCGGAAATCTCAAAGGTCTTAATGAATTCACTAAAAGAATTGGTTAG
- the LOC120633184 gene encoding uncharacterized protein LOC120633184: MSRVKPSDTMPKIGHVTDLREQWLVRTDGALAHHLQDREISSHLCENRYRNQQIREDFPLALNEQRDIEHEVRLRELARRRQADIDAEMAREMAEINLRRQRSKQNPEATPPIPQPCSSKALPPPDIDPEELGLSAAEIEEMRFRLEMEERDARLARALSQGQDELLADMKCAVEAQDGELARLLQQREYKKLQRAKEKAKQKALLKKQQRLQQMPLPEPPQATLCDAYSNPRDMIREGMGVRENGLRLCKSVDSDLNYVEPFEREHIQSKDSALLSKEISKQYYTQEASTSSSNLNITHKHSKSFDTDKSNSSMHHRHPPPPPSTGKKPRFPDPVSIRPASHYPTDNILSDSPNSPNTSLQHSISENNNLYSSTYPPDHSMPQQQGFDRPDPSKRLSVISDITAEGLAKKKSKQADMQKKRRGCKIQ, encoded by the coding sequence atGTCGCGTGTAAAACCGAGTGATACAATGCCCAAAATCGGGCATGTGACCGACTTGCGGGAGCAGTGGCTAGTGCGGACCGACGGCGCCCTTGCGCATCATTTGCAGGACCGGGAGATCTCGTCGCATCTCTGCGAGAACAGGTACCGCAACCAACAGATCCGGGAAGACTTCCCTTTGGCGCTAAACGAGCAAAGAGACATAGAACATGAGGTTCGGTTGCGAGAGCTCGCCCGCCGGAGACAGGCGGACATCGACGCGGAGATGGCGAGAGAAATGGCCGAGATAAACCTTCGTAGACAACGTTCCAAACAAAATCCAGAAGCAACCCCTCCAATACCTCAACCGTGCTCTTCCAAAGCACTCCCGCCTCCAGACATTGACCCAGAAGAACTTGGCTTATCTGCAGCTGAGATTGAAGAGATGAGGTTCCGTTTAGAAATGGAAGAAAGGGATGCAAGATTGGCAAGAGCACTCAGCCAGGGCCAAGATGAATTACTTGCTGATATGAAATGTGCTGTAGAAGCTCAAGATGGGGAACTGGCTAGACTGCTCCAGCAAAGAGAGTACAAGAAACTGCAACGGGCAAAGGAGAAGGCAAAACAAAAGGCACTACTAAAAAAGCAACAAAGATTGCAGCAAATGCCTTTGCCAGAGCCTCCGCAGGCTACGCTATGTGATGCTTACAGCAACCCAAGAGACATGATTAGGGAAGGAATGGGAGTTCGAGAAAATGGACTACGGCTTTGTAAATCAGTTGACTCCGACTTGAATTATGTTGAACCATTTGAGCGTGAGCATATTCAGTCAAAAGACAGTGCATTGCTATCCAAAGAAATATCCAAACAATATTACACTCAAGAAGCTAGTACATCAAGttccaatttaaatataacgcATAAGCACTCAAAGTCGTTTGATACAGATAAATCAAATAGTTCGATGCACCATAGACACCCTCCGCCTCCACCGTCAACTGGGAAGAAACCAAGATTCCCTGATCCAGTAAGTATTAGACCTGCATCACATTATCCTACTGATAACATACTGTCAGACAGTCCAAATAGTCCAAACACTTCATTGCAACATAGTATCAgtgaaaataataatctatacaGCTCAACCTACCCACCTGATCATTCCATGCCACAGCAACAGGGTTTCGACCGGCCTGACCCATCCAAAAGGCTGTCAGTAATATCGGACATAACAGCTGAAGGGCTtgcaaaaaaaaagagtaagcAAGCTGATATGCAGAAGAAAAGAAGGGGATGCAAGATACAATAA
- the LOC120633032 gene encoding dnaJ homolog subfamily C member 2, with protein MTEGETGNNFRAVTIPWSFVKRKVECAGGAFLRYYNVKCHGEDTSLLTSKSKDKAEGVVFEDDVDYLRSLDPKEWKKQDHYAVLGIKNLRYKATDDEIKRAYRQKVLKHHPDKRKALGEEIRSDDDYFTCITKAYEILGSPKSRRSYDSVDHDVDDCIPSTSEIKKDGFFKVFGKCFEMNARWSERRNVPLLGDDDSSREFVEKFYSFWYEFDSWREFSYLDEEEKEKGSDREERRWIEKQNKAARGKLKKEEMARVRSLVDLAYANDPRIQRFKQEDKDKKLAAKRARQDAVQAKKAEEERLIKEAQLAKQKAEEAERARLEVARAEREQQKKNLRKERKSLRDLCKANNYYATDEDETVSLMAAVEKICEMLKLNELQNLIKDLENNGRDALLRAVNDSEEKLETERRALFETRKAEEHKAKKSAALKAPIEWSVEMTQLLIKAVNLFPAGTNQRWDVVANFLNQHGTFTDERRFNAKEVLNKAKDLQSSDFSKSSLKKAANEEAFDQFEKDKKKVVNVVDDSSISHNDESPKLVNGTAQPKINGEIKDKDARDERAWTKTEQELLEQAMKTFPASSPDRWDKIADCIPQRTKKDCMKRYKELVELVKAKKLAANVAK; from the exons ATGACTGAGGGAGAAACCGGGAACAATTTTCGGGCTGTAACGATACCATGGTCGTTCGTGAAGCGGAAAGTAGAATGTGCCGGTGGCGCCTTCTTGAGATATTACAATGTGAAATGTCACGGCGAGGATACGTCTCTACTCACGTCGAAATCGAAAGATAAGGCGGAAGGAGTCGTTTTTGAGGATGACGTGGACTACCTCCGCAGTTTGGACCCCAAAGAGTGGAAGAAGCAGGACCACTATGCTGTCTTAGGTATAAAAAATTTGCGATACAAGGCCACAGACGATGAAATCAAACGTGCATACAGGCAGAAAGTGCTCAAACACCACCCCGACAAACGTAAAGCGCTTGGCGAAGAGATAAGAAGCGACGACGACTACTTCACATGTATAACTAAAGCATATGAGATCCTTGGTTCACCCAAAAGTAGGAGATCGTACGATTCTGTTGACCATGACGTTGACGATTGTATTCCATCCACTAGCGAGATCAAAAAAGATGGATTCTTTAAAGTATTTGGCAAATGTTTTGAAATGAATGCCCGTTGGTCTGAAAGAAGAAATGTGCCTTTACTTGGTGATGACGATAGCTCTCGAGAATTTGTAGAGAAGTTTTATTCATTTTGGTATGAGTTTGATTCTTGGCGCGAGTTCTCCTACTTAGATGAAGAGGAAAAAGAGAAAGGGTCAGACAGAGAGGAGAGGAGATGGATAGAGAAACAAAATAAGGCAGCTCGGGGCAAACTAAAGAAGGAAGAGATGGCAAGAGTGAGGAGTCTAGTTGACCTTGCATATGCAAATGATCCGCGGATACAGAGGTTTAAGCAAGAGGATAAGGATAAGAAATTAGCTGCCAAGCGTGCCAGACAG GATGCTGTGCAAGCTAAGAAAGCTGAAGAGGAGAGACTCATTAAGGAGGCCCAGCTCGCCAAACAGAAGGCTGAAGAAGCAGAGAGAGCTAGATTGGAGGTAGCCCGCGCTGAACGGGAGCAACAAAAGAAAAACCTGCGCAAGGAACGGAAATCATTGAGAGATTTATGCAAAGCGAACAATTACTATGCCACAGATGAAGACGAGACGGTCTCACTCATGGCTGCTGTAGAGAAAATATGCGAAATGCTAAAACTAAACGAGTTGCAAAATTTGATTAAAGATCTCGAAAATAACGGCCGTGATGCATTATTGAGGGCTGTGAATGATTCTGAAGAAAAATTGGAAACTGAACGGAGGGCGTTGTTTGAAACCAGGAAAGCGGAAGAACACAAAGCAAAGAAAAGCGCTGCTCTGAAAGCTCCCATAGAATGGTCAGTGGAAATGACACAACTACTCATTAAAGCTGTTAATCTTTTCCCAGCGGGCACTAATCAAAGGTGGGACGTAGTAGCAAACTTCCTAAACCAACACGGCACTTTTACGGACGAACGACGTTTTAATGCAAAAGAAGTTTTGAACAAAGCAAAGGATTTACAAAGTTCCGATTTCTCTAAAAGCAGTCTTAAGAAAGCGGCGAACGAGGAGGCGTTCGATCAATTCGAGAAGGACAAAAAGAAAGTTGTTAATGTTGTTGATGACAGCAGTATATCCCACAACGATGAATCTCCTAAACTAGTGAATGGTACAGCACAGCCCAAGATCAATGGAGAAATCAAG GATAAGGACGCCAGAGACGAGCGCGCCTGGACGAAGACCGAGCAGGAGCTCCTGGAGCAGGCCATGAAGACGTTCCCGGCCAGCTCGCCCGACCGCTGGGACAAGATCGCCGACTGCATCCCGCAGCGGACCAAGAAGGACTGCATGAAGCGGTACAAGGAGCTCGTGGAGCTGGTGAAGGCCAAGAAGTTGGCCGCCAACGTCGCCAAATAG